The sequence gtgtgagagagagagagagagagagagagagagagagagagagagagagggagacagagagagacagaaagagagacacagacatgCAAGAAAAGATACAGAGAATACCCCACAACTGGGGAAAGGAGTGCAATTGCAAGCTTACACAAAAAGTGTAAAAACTTTTCCAAGAATTGGAGAGGGGTAACAATTggcagaaaattaaaatcatgtcCAATTCAACCAAACTTGAATGAATTTGAAAATGCTCCTTGTAGTCGGGACTCTGACGCTGAGACTTAGTCATCCCTAAGCTTGTATTATTGGGCACGGAATCTAAGGGGAATAAATTAGCCTCAAATTtattatgtaaatgtatataaaatgagaTGCAAAATCATATTTTGCATCTgtctcagaaattttttttctatttttacgtGAGTACAAAGATTTGCTTCATGAAATTTTTCATAtcagaaacaaaactgaaaataatccaAACATCCAatcccaaatttaaaaaaaagaaaaagaaacaaagggcagGATTGTCACCATGAACATGGCTCtgtcggtttttttttttttttttgagatggagtctcgctcttgttgcccaggctggggtgcaatggtgccatctcagctcatcgcaacctccgcctcctgggtttaagcgattctcctgcctcagcctcctgagtagctgggattacaggcatgcaccactacgcctggctaactttgcatttttggtagagacggggtttctgcatgttggtcaggttggtctcaaactcccaacctcaggtgatccacctcccttggcctcccaaagttctgagattgcagacgtgagccaccacgcccagcctctgtagctattttttgaaaattaaactccgaacaggggagagagagaagaggtcaAGTGTTCAACCTTTAGGAGTAAGGGATGTTGATGTCGTTAAGTCTCAGTTAAGAATATCAGTTATAAGGCACTAGTTTTCCAGTGTTGGTCTACAGGTGGGTGCCAGGTGATAATATTGTTTCACCACTCtgtgtaataaaaatgaaaaaaaaataagggtaATGGAGTTTTTTATATCTAACATTTATCCATCTAAAGGGCAATCCTTTACTCTGATATTGTgtttctggctctttttttttttttttttttttaatcaaaatttccttccaggctgggcatggtggctcacgcctgcaatcccagcactttgaggctgggatgggtggatcacttgaaacaAGGAAttgaacatggtaaaacccatctctactaaaaatacacaaattaggatcctaggcaacagagcgagactctgtctcaaaaaaaggaaaaacaaattaggtgggcatggtggcttgggcctgtagtcccagctacatgggaggctgaggtaggagaattgcttgaacctgagaggtggacgttgcaatgagcagagatcacaccactgcactccagactgggtgacagagtgagactcagtcttagaaaaaaaatcgTTTCTTTTGTGAAACAATAATGGTGGTAAATGAtacttatgtttatattttaaatatcagctGGGCTAGATAACAATTTGAGAATCCTTTTTTGTAAtccttttaaaattgatttgtaGAATCTATGATCTGGGAGTCGTTGGTGTAAATCGAGTCAAGTATCTAACATCTTCTTTTATGTTCCATGACGATAGGCacttttctgtgttcttttcCAGGAACATGGGAACATCAATGGTGTACCGCCTCATTTGAGACATCCCTTCCACTGGGGTGGGCATGAGCATTCTTCTACCACCACCAAGTCTCCACTCAAGCCCCATGGATCCAGAGATCATCGTCATCCCCACGAGCCACACGAACATGGACGCCCACCTCCTCCAGATAAAAGAGATCACTTACATGGACCCCCACTTCCACAAGGCACTCCTCCACTATTGCCCATGTCCTGCTCAAGATGTCATAATGCCACTTTTGGCACGAATGGGGCCCAAAGACATCCTCATAATAATTCCAGTGACCTCCATCCCCATAAGCATCATTCCCATGAACACCATCCTCATGGACACCATCCCCATGCACACCATCCTCACGAACACGGTACCCATAGACAGCATCCCCATGGACACCATCCCCACGGGCACCATCCCCATGGGCACCATCCCCATGGGCACCATCCCCATGGACACCATCCCCACTGCCATGATTTCCAAGACTATGGACCTTGTGACCCACCACCCCATAACCAATGTCACCATTGCCATGGCCACGGCCCACCACCTGGGCACTTAAGAAGACGAGGCCCGGGTAAAGGACACCGTCCCTTCCATTGCAGACAACCTGGATCTGTGTACCGACTCCCTTCTCTAAGGAAAGGTGAGGTGCTGCCACTTCCTGAAGCCAATTTTCCCAGCTTCCCATTGCCGCACCACAAACACCCTCTAAAGCCAGACATTCAGCCCTTTCCTCAATCAGCCTCTGAATCATGTCCAGGGAAGTTCAAGAGTGAGTTTTCACAAGTTTCCAATTTTTTCACACATTCACttccaaaataaaatgtgattccTTTGAAGAGGAAAATGAATTATACATTGAATTAGAATCATAAATAAAATGACCagtaattttgaaaattacagtTCTTTTCTACTTGCTTTCATACTGGAGATGCAGCAAAATGTGAATGGGAAAAGAGATGGCCTGAGAAGAAAGATCAaatggaaaggagaggaaagaactCAGTGCTGCCAATTAGTAGTTAATTCTGTCACTCACCACTACATCACCTGAGGCAAATCTATGCCACTCAGAATCTCCTTCTTTCCTGGACTTAACTCTAATTCTAGAGTCTCTGTTACTGCTTGGGCTATACCTGGGCATACCAATAAAGTATGGTAttgaaactattattattatttatttcattttattttctaagttccagggcacatgtgcagggtttgcaggtttgttacacaggtaaatgcatgccatggtggcttgctgcacctatcaacccatcacctaggtattaagcccagcatgcttTAGTTCTTTTTCCGAGGGCTCTCCTGCTTCCCACCCTCtctctatttattattattaaagtgaCCTAAATTCTCTCCTAGTGATTATTACTAGGCATCTAAATTTTCTTTTGGACAAATAAGTTCTAAATTCAATCATGAAGCAAACAAACTTCTGCTATAAATTGCAAAGAAGCTTGCTAACATGAATCATGACCATAAATTCAGGAGCACAAGAAATGTCACTTTATGCTCAGAACAAATTAGTTTCTATTTGAGAATGCCATCCTACTGGCTTAGTGGGAAATTTAACCCCGGTCCTTCCTGGAGTTCCCTCGCCCTACCCTGCTACTTTCCACACAAAGTTGGGCCACGGTTCTAGAATCTTACATAGTGCCAAGCTGTCCAGGTGGTGGGAATGAGTGACTATCCTTCAGCCAGGGTGACTGTTGGACCAATGATCATCATCATGAGTGATAGCCATCATGCTCAGGGATAGTCACGACCCTGTTCACATCACTCTTTCAGTCTGATTTATCTGCTACTTCTCTAGCAAACTGTAAATGCAGGAGTGTCTGTACACTAGCAATGGACATGACTGCCAAGGTATGGCATATGGCTACTCTCTCCCTGGGATCTTGCTGTCTTCCCAGCCGCATGCCCAGAAAGCAGGGCAGAGGTCTCCTCTGCCTCGGAGACCCCTTACCCCACTCTTCTTCTTATACCTTCTCCCTCAGCTAAGGACTCTCTTGCTAGTCTCAGGTAAGttcactttgtttatttttagggCCAGAAGACTCTTTTTCCACACTGTACTCCTCTTTGTCTTTCCTCCTCAAATCAGGACTTAATCATTTGAACGAACTGAAAGAATTCAGATTCTGTCTATCTTCCAACTACAATAGTGATACTCAAAGTATTTCATAACCAACGTGACCCAAGCACTGAACAATCAGACCAGAAACAACAACCTATCAGAACAGTCACCATCCATAAACAACCCGCGTGACCACACCGGCAGATGCAGCTGAATGTGGCCCTGCAGAATCACATTCCTCCTGGAGGCATGAACACCAGGTCAGCTGCTTGaacagggagaggagaaagatgaGACCCGTGGAGGGCAAAAGATACAGAGGTTAATAACTCAGGATGTATCCTCCCGCAGAAGCACTGGAGTAGGGTTCaataatttataaagtattttcatAAACATTGCTTGAGTTAATGAAAATATTCCTTGGAATACAGTGGAGTTGAAGCTCTCAATTCATTTCAGTTAAGTGCATTCTTCTTGTGCACACCCAATACTGCAGGGGAATAATGGGATAAGAAACCATTCCCACCCTGAGACAGTATATTCTACTAGAGGTTTTAAACAATACACCATGCTTTTTtagacttcttcttttttttttttttttccacagagtcttgctgtgtcacccaggctggagtgcagtggcacaatctcagctcactgcaacctctgcctcctgggttcaagcgactcccctgcctcagcctcccgagcggctgggactacaggtgcccgccaccacgcccagctaatttttgtatttttagtagagatggggtttcaccatattggccaggatgctcttgaactcctgacttcatgatccacctgcctcagcctgacaaagtgctgggattacaggcgtgagtcaatgCCCTCAGCTGCTTTTCTAGGCTTCTTATGTCATCCCAGCTAAAAAGTGTATCAatttttgtttacaaatatttcataaactttCAAAGGTGATGTTCACAGAGGCAACATAATTAATGCCTCTTAAAAAATCTAAAGTCCAAACTCCTCATTCTTCTCCAGAAAAGCTCTCCCACTTCCTAATATCAGCCTTTCTGTCAGTGGTGATACCATTCTTAAAATCCTTCAGGTtagaaatgtttattgattttccctttttcttcatcCCCAATTTATGCTATAACAGAAAACACTTTGTCTGCTTTGTTCATTAAAGCGCTTGCCACACACTAAGGGTTTAAGAAATGTTTGTATAATGAGCGAGTACATTAAACATTTACTATGAGTCTGAAGATATAACTGATCACaatgtctcacgcctataatcccagcactttgggaggctgaagcaggtggatcactggcaaacatggtgaaaccccatctctaccaaaaaatacaaaaattacctggacacggtggctcatgtctgtatggaggctgaggtgggagaaatacttgaatttgggaggcggcaattgcagtgaaccaagatcccatgactgcacttcaacctgggcaacagagcaagaccttgtctccaaataaattaataataaaaataaaaattaagatgttTAATATGTTTTGTAATTTAATCTTTACCAACAACTCTCTCATACAGAAAATATCATTGTATCAGAATAGGCCAGTTGCTGGAACAAACTCAGTGGCCTAATGATGGAGAATTTGATTTCTCTCTCATGTTACAGGTCAATATGGGTTATCAGCAGATGGCCATCCAAATGGTGATTCAGGGTGCCAGGTTCCTTTTGTCTGGGGGCTCTGCTCTCCCCTTGGCCTCAGAATTGTCTCTTGGATCCTCTGCATCCAGCCCACATGGGGAGAGAGTGGAGGATCATAAAGGTGGTTTCTGTGGGCCAGGCCTGGAAAGCGCATGCATGATTCATGCTCACATTTCACTGACTAAAACTCAGTCATATGGCCAAACCTAATGCAAGGGAGATGGGGAAATGAAGTCTGCCTGTACTCCAAGGAGGAAAGGGACATAGGTAGGGAAAATAGGCTGTACAATCACCATTTCTTAGGGAAAGAAGAGAACTAAAGAGGTTGAATTACTTGCTTAGGATCTTACAGTCAGTAAACGTGGGACTGGGATTGGAACCTCGATTGGCCTCCGCCAAAGCCACATGCTGTATTCTTTATGACACTGCCGGTGATGATGCCCAGGCCTGTTTCTGAGTCTTCACTGCAAACACTTGCTGGTCAGCCATGACCATTCTGGTCTACTTCCCCCTGGACAGTGCTCCCTTATGCATTTCTTCATCCTCCCAGCATTCAGCTTCCACATCtctgcttctcctccttcctctcaacCTAAGAACTTCACAAAATCTCttccatttttcatattttccacaCAATTCCCCATTAAaatctgccttctgccatgactatgCACTTGAACCTATTTCAGTCAGGCAAGTATCTTAGACACctttgttgtgggaagtcagggaccccgaatggagggactggctgaagccgtggcagaagaacatgaattgtgaagatttcatggatgtctattagttccccaaattaatacttttataatttcttatgcctgtctttactgcaatctctgaacataaattgtgaagattttatggacacttatcacttccccagtcaatacccttgtgatttcctatgcctgtctttactttaatctcctaatgccatcatctttgtaagctgaggaggatgtatgtcgcctcaggaccctgtgatgattgcattaactgcacaaattgtttgtagagcatgtatGCTTGGACAATAtaaaatctgggcaccttgaaaaaagagcaggataacagcaatgttcagggaacaagggagagaACCTTAAACTATGACTGCCAGTGAGCTgggcagaacagagccatatttctcttctttcaaaagcaaatggagaaatatcactgaattctttttctcagcaaggaacatccctgagaaagagaatggcccctgagggtaggcctctgaAATGGCCACTTTAGGGGTGGCTGTCTTTTACAGTCGAAggcgaagggatgaaataagccccggtctcccatagcgctcccaggcttattaggacaaggaaattcccgcctaataaattttggtcagactggttgtctgctctcaaaccctgtctcttgataagatgttatcaacgacaatgcatgcccaaaacttcattagcaattttaatttcaccctgtCCTGTGGTCCtatgatctcaccctgcctccatttgctttgtgatattacCTTGAGAAGTacgtgatctctgtgacccacaccctattcatacactccctcccccttttgaaaattgctaataaaaatttgctggttttatggctcagggagcatcacggaacctgctgacatgtgatgtctcccccggacacccagctttaaaatttctctttcttgtactctttctctttatttctcagaccagccaaaGCTTAGGGagatagaaaagaacccacgttgaaTATTGAGGGTGGGGTTTTCCCCCAATACACCTCTCCATAGGATTAGAGATAGTTTATGAGAACTAATTACCAGGTCCTGCACATTTGTTAATTACCTCATTCACCCCTCAAAAACACCCTGTTAAGATATTATGATTTTCCACTTATTACAGGTGAGAAATCTAAGCCTCATAAACTTTATGTGACCCTGTCTTCCTTGGGATCACATAGGTAAGTAGCAGAACTACATCGGAATCCAGGTTGGACTTACTGCCAAGTTCATGTTCCTGCCCCATCCCTACAATAGCCCCATTGGCTCCCACTGCCCCTTCCTCTCCAGGGACTCCAGGGAGAATCAGTTGGCAAGTCAGATTGGCAAGAGATCCTAACAGCAACAAAACGTCAATCTTTTATGTTTGTAAGACTTGAAGACACACCTTTACTACAGGAAAACACATGTCTCTAACCTACCTTTAAAACTCCTCTCCAAATAGTTTAACTTTATGAAAAAGGTTGCGTAGGCTTGGTGAATGCAAAACACTATATTCACTGTAGGACTGCAAAAGTTGCAATGCCCTTCCTCACCCATCCTCAGGGTCAGAGCTGACTTACCTACAACAAACGACAGGTGaacaagagaaagcagagcataTTTATTTAATCTGTTTCCATAACATGAGAGCCTTCAGAGTGAAGGCCCAAAGACCCAAGGGACAACTGTCCATTGCTAAGCTTAGATTCCATGAAGACTGAACAGCAGTGTGgtccaacaaaaaagaaaagatccaaTAGCAATAGACTATCAGGGGAAACCCCACAGGCCTTCAGTTGGAGTTCTCCATGGCCTCTCTGTGACATTTCTTGCTCCCAGTTATGGTGCAGGACCCATTTGACATGCAGATTTTAGGACCTACTAGCAGACAGAGTAGATTAGAGAATTTATTTTATGGCCAGTTCCTACACAGAAAGGCCTGGATGAAAGGTGAGAGtcatattttaggttttatggctgcTTTGGGGCAGAGGGATTCCTCTTTCTGTGACCTGCCTGTGGGAAGaggaattctagtttctatggtCTGCCTTGGGGGAGAAAGGAGAGTAGGAGAACAAAGAGTGGGAGCGGGTCAGACAGATCTTGCCTCTGAGGTCCTTTTTGGTTTCCTCCAGTTCAAGGGGCTCAGCATGCCAAGGCACCATACTGTGGGCTATCCTTTTTGGAGCCCTAAAATATTCAAGTGAACATAGGAGTGGTAAATGTACTGGAACCATCTAATGAAGGGAGGTCTAGTAGGATTGCATGGGAGAAGGCTTCAGccaatgtattagtctgttttcacgttgctgataaagacatatctgtgactgggaaatttacagaaggaagaggtttattgacttacagttccacgtggctagagagacctcacaatcatggtggaagctgAAAGGCATGCCTCACAtgacagcagacaagagaagagagcttgtgcagggaaactcccctttttaaaaccatcatatctcatgggacttattcactatcatgagaatagcacaggaaagaccagcctCCATgaatcaatcacctcccactgggttccctCCTacgacacatgggaattcaagatgagatgtgggttgaaacagaaccaaaccatatcattctccCCCTGGCtttccccaaatctcatgtcctcacatttcaaaaccaatcatgccttcccaacagtgcCCCAGAGTCTTaaattatttcagcattaactcaaaagttcaaagcccaaagtctcatctgagacaaggcaagtcccttctgcctatgagcctgtaaaatcaaaagcaagttagttacttcctagatacaatagggttacaggcattaggtaaatacagtcatttcaaatgggagagattgaccaaaacaaaggagATACAGGCACCATGCAATTCCAAAATCCAACAGGGtggtcaaatcttaaagttccatgatctttgactccatatctctcatccaggtcatgctgatgcaagaggtggtttcccatggtcttgggtagctctgcccctgtggctttgcagggtacagcctccctcccagctgctttcatgggctggcattgagtgtctgtggtttttccagCCATACGGaagttgtcagtggatctaccattctggggtctttAGGATGGTGGCTCTCTTCCCCCAGCTCCACTAAGTGGTGTCCcagtaggaactctgtgtgggggctctgaccccatatttcccttccacattgccctagaagaggttctccatgagagccccaccctgcagcaaacttctgcctggacatctaggcaTTTCCTTACATCATCTGAAAACTAGGTGGcagttcccaaaccccaattcttgacttctgtgcactcgcaggctcaacatcacatggaagctgccagggcttgaggcttccaccctctgaagccacagcccaagctctacattggcccaCTTTCAGCAATAGCCAGAGTGGCTGAGATACAGGGTatcaagtccctaggctgcacacagcacggggACCCTGAGCCTGGCCCAGAAAAACACTTTATCCTTCTAGGCCTCCAgatctgtgatgggaggggctgctgtgaagatctttgaaatgccctggagacattttccccattgtcttggggattaacattcagctctgCAGCTGacttggatttctcagcagaaaatggaattttcttttctattgcattgtcaagctgcaaattttccaaacttttgtgctctgcttcccttatagaactaaatgctggccaggcatgttggctcatgcctgtaatcccagcactttgggaggccgaggcaggtggatcaccagaggtcaggagtttgagagcagtctggccaatatggtgaaactctgtctctactaaaaatacaaaaatgatctggGTGCAGTgacaggtgcctgcaatcccagctactccagaggctaaggctggaaaatcacctgaacccaggaagcggaggttgcagtgagtagagatcatgccattgcactccagcctggatgacaagagcaaaactccatttaaaaaaaaaaga is a genomic window of Macaca mulatta isolate MMU2019108-1 chromosome 2, T2T-MMU8v2.0, whole genome shotgun sequence containing:
- the HRG gene encoding histidine-rich glycoprotein isoform X1, producing MKALIAALLLITLQDSCAVSPTDCSAIEPEAEKALDLINKRRRDGYLFQLLRVADAHLDRVENATVYYLALDVQESDCSVLSRKHWNECEPPDSRRPSEIVIGQCKVIATGHSHESQDLRVIDFNCTTSSVSSALANTKDSPVLVDFFEDTESYRKQADKALEKYKEENDDFASFRVDRIERVARVKGGEGTNYFVDFSVRNCSRHYFPRHPNVFGFCKADLFYDVEALDLESPKDLVINCEVFDPQEHGNINGVPPHLRHPFHWGGHEHSSTTTKSPLKPHGSRDHRHPHEPHEHGRPPPPDKRDHLHGPPLPQGTPPLLPMSCSRCHNATFGTNGAQRHPHNNSSDLHPHKHHSHEHHPHGHHPHAHHPHEHGTHRQHPHGHHPHGHHPHGHHPHGHHPHGHHPHCHDFQDYGPCDPPPHNQCHHCHGHGPPPGHLRRRGPGKGHRPFHCRQPGSVYRLPSLRKGEVLPLPEANFPSFPLPHHKHPLKPDIQPFPQSASESCPGKFKSEFSQVSNFFTHSLPK
- the HRG gene encoding histidine-rich glycoprotein isoform X3, giving the protein MGANVSMCYSHVAFGIPQENATVYYLALDVQESDCSVLSRKHWNECEPPDSRRPSEIVIGQCKVIATGHSHESQDLRVIDFNCTTSSVSSALANTKDSPVLVDFFEDTESYRKQADKALEKYKEENDDFASFRVDRIERVARVKGGEGTNYFVDFSVRNCSRHYFPRHPNVFGFCKADLFYDVEALDLESPKDLVINCEVFDPQEHGNINGVPPHLRHPFHWGGHEHSSTTTKSPLKPHGSRDHRHPHEPHEHGRPPPPDKRDHLHGPPLPQGTPPLLPMSCSRCHNATFGTNGAQRHPHNNSSDLHPHKHHSHEHHPHGHHPHAHHPHEHGTHRQHPHGHHPHGHHPHGHHPHGHHPHGHHPHCHDFQDYGPCDPPPHNQCHHCHGHGPPPGHLRRRGPGKGHRPFHCRQPGSVYRLPSLRKGEVLPLPEANFPSFPLPHHKHPLKPDIQPFPQSASESCPGKFKSEFSQVSNFFTHSLPK
- the HRG gene encoding histidine-rich glycoprotein isoform X2, encoding MASSYKERRRGKVSMCYSHVAFGIPQENATVYYLALDVQESDCSVLSRKHWNECEPPDSRRPSEIVIGQCKVIATGHSHESQDLRVIDFNCTTSSVSSALANTKDSPVLVDFFEDTESYRKQADKALEKYKEENDDFASFRVDRIERVARVKGGEGTNYFVDFSVRNCSRHYFPRHPNVFGFCKADLFYDVEALDLESPKDLVINCEVFDPQEHGNINGVPPHLRHPFHWGGHEHSSTTTKSPLKPHGSRDHRHPHEPHEHGRPPPPDKRDHLHGPPLPQGTPPLLPMSCSRCHNATFGTNGAQRHPHNNSSDLHPHKHHSHEHHPHGHHPHAHHPHEHGTHRQHPHGHHPHGHHPHGHHPHGHHPHGHHPHCHDFQDYGPCDPPPHNQCHHCHGHGPPPGHLRRRGPGKGHRPFHCRQPGSVYRLPSLRKGEVLPLPEANFPSFPLPHHKHPLKPDIQPFPQSASESCPGKFKSEFSQVSNFFTHSLPK